Part of the Myxococcota bacterium genome is shown below.
GGTAGACGTAGGAGTCCATGAATCCCTGCAGCTGGCGCGAGAGCGCCTTCAGCTTGTCGGAGGGCTCGAAGTCCAAACGGGTTCTCCTGGCGAGAGGCCGGTCATTATACTGGCGCGCTGCGTCAGATTCGGGAACATGCCCGCCCCATGGCGCTCCGCTGCGGCATCGTCGGGCTCCCGAACGTCGGCAAGAGCACGCTCTTCAACGCGCTCACCGACTCACGAATTGCCGCCGAGAACTACCCGTTCTGCACGATCGAGCCGAACTCGGGCGTGGTGCCCGTGCCGGACCCGCGCCTGGCCGCGCTCGACGCCCTGGTGCACTCCGCGCGCGTGGTACCCGCGACGGTCGAGTTCGTGGACATCGCGGGCCTGGTGCGCGGCGCGGCGCAGGGCGAGGGCCTGGGCAACAAGTTCCTCGCGCACATCCGCGAGACCCACGCCGTGCTGCACGTGGTGCGCTGCTTCGACGACAGCGAGGTCGTGCACGTGGATGGCGCGCCGAACCCGCTGCGCGACGTGGAGACGATCGAGACCGAGCTCGCGCTCGCCGACCTCGAGACCGCCGAGCGGCGCGCCGAGCGCGCGCGCAAGGTGGGCAAGTCCGGCGACAAGGAGGCGCAGGCCGAGGCCGCCTTCTTCGGGGCGCTGGTCGAGCACCTCTCGGCCGGAAAGCCCGCGCGCACGGTGAGCGTACCCGAGTCAATCGCCAAGGCCTTCCGCGAGACGAACCTCTTGACCGCCAAGCCGGTGCTGTACGTGGCCAACGTGGACGAGGCAGGGCTCGCGGACGGCAACGAGTACTCGCGCGCGCTCGAGTCACTGGCTGAGCGCTCGGGCGGCGGCACGGTGCGCATCTGCGCCAAGGTCGAGGCGGAGCTGCTCGAGCTCGACCCCGAGGAGCGACGCGTGTTCCTGGCCGACCTGGGCGTCGACGCCGCCGGGCTGGAGCGGCTGATCCGCGCGACCTACCAGCTGCTCGACCTGGTGAGCTACTTCACCGCCGGCCCCAAGGAGGTGCGCGCCTGGACGATCCGGCGCGGCACCAAGGCGCCGCAGGCCGCAGCCGAGATCCACACCGACTTCGAGCGCGGCTTCGTGCGCGCCGAGGTGATCTCCTACGGGGACTACGTGGCCTGCAAAGGCGAGCAGGGCGCCAAGGAGAAGGGCCTCATGCGCGTCGAGGGCAAGGACTACGTCGTGCAGGACGGCGACGTGGTCTTCTTCCGCATCGCGACCTGACCCGACTCACGCGCGCCGGAACACGCGCATGGGCAGGAACGAGAGACTCATGCCGAGCGCCATGACGGCGAAGAAGCCGTGATAGACCGGCAGCGGCTGGGGCGCGTGCGCCAGCAACGGGTCGAGCACGGAGCCGGCGATCGCGGGCGCGATGCCGCAGACCACGCCCTCGATCACGGCCGTCACGACCAGGACCTTCGAGGGCGCCTCGGGCGGCGCGAGCTCGAACAAGAGCCGCGTGTCGGCCACCGCAAAGCCCGCAGCCAGCAGCGCGTGGCTGAAGAAGAAGCCGATCGCGAACAGCGAGGTCGCCGCGCCCATGGGCTCGATGAACGCGAGGCCGAGATACAGCGCGCCCATGCCGAGCGCGGCGGTGCGGAAGCCGACCAGCGGGCCGAAGCGATCGATCACCGCGCCCCAGACGTAGAGTGACACGATGCCGCCCACGTAGATCGCGATCGTGGTCTCGATCGCGTCGGAGTTCGAGAAGCCGAGCGCGCGCCGCAGCATGACCAGCGCGAACGGCAGCGCGGCGGAGCGCACCCCGTAGTGACAGCAGATGCCCAGCGTGTAGCGGCGCAGGCGCGGGTCGTCGCGCACCAGCGCCAGCGCGTCGCGCGCGCGCAGCCGCTCGCCGCCGAGCTCACTGCGCTCCGGCAGCCGCCACACCAGCGTGAGCCGCAGGAGACCTAGCAGCCAGGCGATCGCGAACAGGAGCGCGAAGCCGTTCTCGTGCCGCGCGAGCCAGAGCTGGCCCCCGACGAGAAACACGATCACGGCCGCGTGCCAGCTGGTGCGGATCGTGCCGAAGAAGCGGCCGATCCGGTCGGGCTCCACGTAGGCGCGCAAGAGCGGGAACCACACCAGGTCGCCCAGGTCGAGCCCGAGCGCCGTGAAGGCCAGCGCGGCGAACACGATCGTGAGCGCGGTGTCGTGCTCCAGGCTCGCAAGCGCCCCGAAGAACACCAGCGGCAAGCTGGCCGCGAGCGCGAGCAGGTTGCCGGCGATCAGGATCTGCCGCTTCGGGAACCACGAGATCAGCCGCAGCGCCGGCAGCTGGATCCCCGCCAGCCCGAGGCGCATGCCGCTCTGCACGCCGATCAGCGTCTCACTCGCGCCCAGAGACACGAGCGCGAGCGTGGGCAGCTGCTCCGCGAACGCGGTCCAGAACGTCATCCAAGGCACGTTCGACGCGATCGCCAGCCGCCGCCCCCGCGCGCGCTCCGCCTCGTCGAGAGGCGGGGCGTGAGTCGCGGTCGGGAGGGGTGCCGCGCGTAGGGGCTCAGTCACACGACGACTCTAAGCGCTTTGCAAGCGCAGCGCGCAGCAAGGCGCAGCCGAGCGAAGACGCGCAGGCCCGCGGACGCCCGCGGGCCGGTCAGCGTCGCTTGGAGGCGCTGCTGGC
Proteins encoded:
- the ychF gene encoding redox-regulated ATPase YchF; its protein translation is MALRCGIVGLPNVGKSTLFNALTDSRIAAENYPFCTIEPNSGVVPVPDPRLAALDALVHSARVVPATVEFVDIAGLVRGAAQGEGLGNKFLAHIRETHAVLHVVRCFDDSEVVHVDGAPNPLRDVETIETELALADLETAERRAERARKVGKSGDKEAQAEAAFFGALVEHLSAGKPARTVSVPESIAKAFRETNLLTAKPVLYVANVDEAGLADGNEYSRALESLAERSGGGTVRICAKVEAELLELDPEERRVFLADLGVDAAGLERLIRATYQLLDLVSYFTAGPKEVRAWTIRRGTKAPQAAAEIHTDFERGFVRAEVISYGDYVACKGEQGAKEKGLMRVEGKDYVVQDGDVVFFRIAT
- a CDS encoding MFS transporter: MTFWTAFAEQLPTLALVSLGASETLIGVQSGMRLGLAGIQLPALRLISWFPKRQILIAGNLLALAASLPLVFFGALASLEHDTALTIVFAALAFTALGLDLGDLVWFPLLRAYVEPDRIGRFFGTIRTSWHAAVIVFLVGGQLWLARHENGFALLFAIAWLLGLLRLTLVWRLPERSELGGERLRARDALALVRDDPRLRRYTLGICCHYGVRSAALPFALVMLRRALGFSNSDAIETTIAIYVGGIVSLYVWGAVIDRFGPLVGFRTAALGMGALYLGLAFIEPMGAATSLFAIGFFFSHALLAAGFAVADTRLLFELAPPEAPSKVLVVTAVIEGVVCGIAPAIAGSVLDPLLAHAPQPLPVYHGFFAVMALGMSLSFLPMRVFRRA